In one Thunnus maccoyii chromosome 12, fThuMac1.1, whole genome shotgun sequence genomic region, the following are encoded:
- the LOC121909073 gene encoding GTPase IMAP family member 7-like: MGSWSPPGNVDSSELKIFLVGPRRTGKSSAGNTLLSQGQIFETRGGGASTAAGAITSGRHLTVVDAQGWGSSEDFVPREEKIELLRALSLCEPGGPHVVLLVIPLLDFTEPERRAVERRMEILTSAVWRHTMVLFTFGDLLRGRGKSVQEHIQSGGCALRWLMEKCHYRYYVMDNKTTIISEKETLKQEVNGGVRKQGKTWWKKDAKEAGRKSMGSEEAEQEQVRELLSKVEDMLQENGGWHFSLHMYQRLEEEWSRREQELRARLEAETGVGRVRRKQEMDVKMEPEKEQRLET, translated from the exons ATGGGAAGCTGGAGCCCACCTGGAAATGTTG ACTCAAGTGAACTTAAGATTTTTCTGGTTGGTCCAAGACGGACAGGAAAGAGCTCTGCTGGTAACACTCTGCTGAGCCAGGGCCAGATTTTTGAAACCAGAGGAGGTGGAGCCAGCACAGCTGCTGGTGCCATCACCTCTGGACGTCACTTGACTGTGGTGGATGCACAAGGTTGGGGTTCATCTGAGGATTTTGTGCCCCGAGAGGAGAAAATTGAACTGTTGCGGGCCTTGTCTCTGTGTGAACCTGGAGGACCTCACGTTGTTCTGTTAGTGATCCCTCTGCTGGACTTCACTGAGccagagaggagagcagtggagaggaggatggagatCTTGACCTCTGCAGTGTGGAGACACACGATGgtattgtttacatttggagACTTGCTGAGGGGAAGAGGGAAAAGCGTGCAGGAGCATATCCAATCAGGAGGCTGCGCCCTGCGTTGGCTGATGGAAAAGTGCCATTATCGATACTACGTGATGGACAACAAAACCACCATTATCAGCGAGAAAGAAACACTAAAGCAGGAGGTGAATGGAGGTGTGAGGAAACAGGGAAAGACTTGGTGGAAGAAAGATGCCAAGGAGGCAGGAAGGAAGAGCATGGGAAGTGAGGAAGCAGAGCAGGAGCAGGTGAGAGAGCTGTTGAGTAAAGTGGAGGACATGTTGCAGGAGAACGGAGGATGGCACTTCTCTCTTCACATGTACCAAAGGTTGGAGGAGGAGTGGAGCCGCAGAGAGCAGGAGCTGAGGGCTCGGCTGGAGGCAGAGACCGGTGTGGGACGTGTGAGGAGAAAACAAGAGATGGATGTGAAAATGGAGCCGGAGAAGGAGCAGAGGTTAGAGACATAA